One Carettochelys insculpta isolate YL-2023 chromosome 1, ASM3395843v1, whole genome shotgun sequence genomic window, ATCATTTCTAAGAGTGTGAAGAGCAACCAATCTGCTTCACCCATGACAACAGCCTCCAGTAGTGTATGTGGTCTCTCATACTTCTGTTATTTTTCCCTACAGGCATTCGTACTGTGACACCACTTGAGACCCTGTCACATGAAGAAGGTCAGAAAACTGTACTGTACAAAGAGGAAAGACTGTTTTGTCTCAGTGTTGGAGACCTTCTTTCCTACTCCATGTCTGATTCCAACAGAACTGAATTCACCAGCCCCTCCACTTTTATTCTGGTGGGTATTCCAGGCCTGGAGGCAgcccatgtctggatctccatccccttctctgTCATGTATGTCATAACCATCTTGGGGAACTTCATTATCCTGTTCATTGTGAAGAGGGagccaagcctccatgagcccatgtactatttcctctgcatgctggccatCACCGATCTGGTCCTGTCCACATCCACCCTGCCTACAACGCTGAGCAActtctggttcaattccagggagATCAGTTTCAATGGATGCCTTGCCCAGCTGTACTTCGTTCACTGTTTCACAGCGATTGAGTCTGGGATCTTCGTGGCCATGGCTTTGgatcgctatgtggccatctgccacccccTGAGATattccaccatcctgacaaaCTCTGTCATAGCCAAGCTCAGCCTGGCTGTGGTACTACGTGGTGCCACGATTACACTGCCCTATCCCTTCCTGGCGAGGCATtggccatattgcagaaccaacatcatccccTACACGCACTGTGAGCATATAATTGTGGTGAAGTTGGCCTGTGCCGACATCAGCATCAGTAGTTACTACGGCCTCTTTGTGCTACTCTGCAGGATTGGTCTGGATGTGTTATTTATCACCATGTCCTACAtccagatcctcagggccatcttcCGCCTCCCCACGAAGGACGCTCGGCTCAAGTCTTTTgggacctgcagctcccacctctgCGTCATCTTAACCTTTTACATCCCCACTCTCTTCTTCTCCCTCTCACAGCGGTTTGGTCATAATTTGCCCCTCCATGTACATGTTCTTCTGGCTAATGTGTATCTCCTGGTGCCCCccatgctaaaccccatcatctacgGGGTGAGGACCAAACAGATCCGGGACAGGCTGATCCAACTCTTTACTCATTAAGACACTAATGGCTTCTCCTGGTGCTCTCCCCGCCAGGCAGAGATCCGTGCAGTGCTGGCTGGTGCAAGGTGCTGGGCCCTCCTCCCTGAGCCACTTACTGGCCAGTCGCAGGAGATTAGGTCCTTCCCTGACCTTCCTGTGGTTTCTCGGTGTGACATGACGGGTAATCGGTCCGTGTACAACTCATAGGGCTGCCATCTTTCTAGTTTTAATTCCTCTGGTAGCTGGACATCCACAGAGCCACCCGCCACCTCACCTCTTGCCCCAAGGCTGTACCACTGCCCCACGTCTGTTCTCAAGGCACCAGCTCTGTTGCTCCCCACTCTCCTGACACCCATCACTCTCTGGAACACAgagctgcactgccctgccctggtcagAGCCCAGCCAGAATGAATTAATTACCCACAGCACCAGCCCTCCAAAGGAAAGTGGGTGCGCCCAGCCTTGTTCGTGAGCTGAGATTTCCCCTTCGCACTTCAGACAACAAATGGTGTGTTAGGTGGCATGGGAATCAGATGTATTAGCTGCACAAAGAGAACTGTGAGGGGATTATAGATGATGACAAAGAGATTACACAGATTATGataggaaataaaacaaaaccacaatCTAAGCCTGAAGTTCCAGCTAGAATTTGAATCAAGCCGTGTCTCTCCCAGCTAGACACCAGAAGCAGGTCAGGCTTTTCAGGCAGGTTCCTCCTTTCCTGCCCTGGTCCcattccccacccttcccctcctgggtcagttcattccctctgctGCTTCCTACTGTGCTGTCCTAGGGAGAGTGAGGACCCGTCATTATGTCACTGCCCCATTTGTGTCTTCTTCCAACTTGCTGGACACCCTTTTGCTGTGACTGGGCCAAGCTGCCCCATGTGCAGGGCTCTCCAGACCGGTTGCTGTTGCAGATGGTTCCTGGGGCTGGCGTGAATTCCCTCAGTGAACATCCTTTGGCCTTTCCTCTGTCGTACCTGGCAGGCAGCTCGCGGAGGTTCTCCGCCTCCCCCTTGTCACAGGAACGCAGACGGAGCCGGGTGCAGAACTGCGCAGAGGGTGACAGCACGTGTCACTGGACAGGCCATTCACCTTCTGCATACTGAGACTCTCAGAACCACACCCCCAAAGCGCCGTTGTGCAGACCCCACCGCTATTGTACCCCAGTGGTGaacatggggctgccagggggtcCCAGTCCCAACCCCAGCAAGGGCACAGCACTGGCGCTGAGAGGGGAGCCCAGAAGCCACGACCAAGCTGCTGAGGTTGGGAGTGGGTTGTGCAGCAGGCGGACAAGATTGCGCCGCCTGTAGCTTGTGGGCCCCAAAGCTCAGCTAGAAAGTCCTGAGGGCAGAGACCTTGGTGTGTTTCTCTTTAGCTTTCAGCTCCCTTTGGTTCAGCCCAGCTGGGCCTGTAGCTGGCAGGGCCCTGCAATGGCTGTGGCCTGGGAGCCCTTGCGGTGTGCCAGGCCTTGGGGGCAAGGCAGGGGCCAGCTTGTGGCGAGGAGGAGAACAGCTGAGAGAGGCAGCAGGGTCATCCCCGCATTACCAGGGAAGGCGggatgctgggggcggggaggggctgcgggAGCTCCAGGGAGGAAGAGAACCCGGGCCCCTTGCAACGGCGCAGCTTCCTGCTCCCACCTCACCGGCCGGGGCACTGAAGGCTTCCGTGACCTGCCCACAGGTGCAGGTGGGGCTcaccagctccctctctgtgtgaggggctgtgggtcCCCACTCACACTTAGTGAGGGTTTCTGATTGGCTCTTTCCCTGTACCAAAAGGAAGGGGACAGGTCGATGGAAGCCAGGCCCCTGCAACTGACAGGCCCCAGGTGCAATGGAGAGCGGCCAGTGCTCCCATTCACCGTCACTGAGAGGGAAAGCAAACCAAGGGGGCAGTCCGGCCAGGGGTCCCATTCTCTGGGGCTGCCtgcggcagagcagggcagagctaaGGGGACAGCAGAGGCCCTGCCTtacctgggagcagagccaaaggattgggggaggggaccagaggcagagcagcagcacagccaaggCAGTGAGGCCAGAGCTGGAGTTGGACCTGGTGTATTGCACAGTTGGTGCAGTGAGCAGTTGGGGAGTGTGAAGGGGCCCTGGGCAGAGGGAAACACTCCCAGCAGTGTCCTGGCAGTAGTGTAACAGTACTACAAGAGGGGTATTGAaaagccttcctctgcagccagaatgaaGAGCAAGCAGTAAAGCGAGGAGTCGCATACTCACATTTTATTGAAATTTCACTGCGATAGTCACACCAAGCTCTGGAGAAGGAGGCCCTGTCCTAATGGCACCCAGTGTCACCTGATAATGAAAGATCTCAAGGTGGGTGGAGAAAAGTTAGCAGCACTCTGTCTGGCAAGAATCTCTTTATCAGGATCTCAGGCTGGGGAATCCCCATTCTAGGATGATTGTCCTCCCTTTCCTACTGTTTGTCTGCCTGATCTCTGTTGATtggtaattgtttctgtctgctgtaaaATTAATTCTGCTAGGTTTAAATCAGCTACGGTGGTGCAGTGTGATTGGTTGGGTAATTCTGCTACTGTGGGCTACAACTGGTTAGGAAAATTACACTAAAATAATCGGTCATGGTATTGCCAAGCAGGACTCAGGTTTCACTACATAAACAGGGGCCCAAGAAGGGAAAGGAACAGCAGGAATGAAGGAAGAAGACCTAGAAGAAGAATTCACCTCCAAGACAGCCTGAGACCAGAGTGGCCAGAATTCCCCTGCATGACCGTGAGGTGCCGCAGCCCGAGAGACTGACTGTATCTGGCCagtggggaagtctgcctgcctctgTCAGGATTGGTGCGCGTGACTGTCACAAGTTGGGTCTGGACGCCGTTTTATGTGTTCAGCGTGGCGATTGGCCCCACATGTTGTGCTAAGGGTGGCGGGGGgtgaggtgtctaaggaaagctgatgatgccctgaatctaggtACGctgcttatatgtctgtatcatgctTGTATGGGAAGTTATAGATTGTAGCTCTGCGGCTGTGTGAGATgggtttcagtgctgaggttcacaaagggaggtggggCTTTGCCCCAGCCAGGACtcagactgagcaaaggcccagacggCCAACACCCATTTGCTGCTGGTGGGGTTCCCCTACGGGGACTGCAAccaatggaaactcagcacagtgacctaCTGGTCAGGCGGTGGGCCAaggcctatggagaagaatgggATTTTCCCTCCGCATATGGAAAACTataagaggggccctggcagcactttctttgttcttcagtcctgaCGAGTTAATCCCCGTCCTGTTACACGtgggattgggtaaaggtgtgtgtgtccctgagcgTGGACGGGACGAGAAGTGTGTGCAGGTAACAGGACAGACCTGAGCTGGATCACAACTCTGGCAGGAGGCTGATGCTGGGAAGATGGGCCCTGCCTCCCGAGCCTGAGGGCGTGTGGCTCTCACCAGAGCCCGTCTCTGACCCGCgccctcctgcagcacagccagggcctgcgACATGTCAGGGTCACAGAGGAACTGCTGTTCAGGGGTCTCCTGTGCTGTGTGTCTACTGCAAGCGCCCCTCAAGGGCCATTCTGGCCACCCGGCCTAGTTCCCACAAGTGTGAGCTCTCCTTGttaggggccaggccctgccccgaacagccagggcagggccctgccagccacccagaAGCCTGTGTCCCCAGCCCTCTGTAGAGCTCTCACTCCCACGTCTCTCTCTCCCGCCGCCTGGCTTTGTAAACCACTGCCTGTGGCTTCCCTTCCTTGGACGGATATCGCGAAGGAGCAGGGGCCGTTTCTCCCTTTCCCCTGTGAAGTGCCCAGTGCAAGGGGCCCTGAGCTGGAGTGGAGGCTCTGGAGGCTTTTGCAATACAGTGATCACAAACAATAACCACCATAATCCACCCATGTCAGACCGAGGTCACGTTGTGCTGCTTGCTGGAGAGCGTCAGTAACCTGAATGCAGCTGGACACAGTGCCCCGGCTTGGCTCAGATGTGACAATTTGTTCAGCCTCATCCCAGTGCTGAGAAGCCCAGGTGTTCCACTTCGGAGAAATCCCCCATAGCCAGAGGAGCAGGAAAAGCGCAACTCTGGGAATCCAAGAGCCCTCCAGCCGGGGCACTGCTGGGGAATCTGGCTCAGCTGGGACACTGGATTCCAGTTCCACCTGGGAGATAATATGAGGAGATGAACTGAGCTTGATAGAGGAAAGCCACTGCCAACACTGAGCCAATCAATACCCTGCCTCGGGAACCGTTGTGCCTGTACAGCTGTGTGGGAAAGGGGAAGCCTCTGTCCCAGGGACAGGCCCTCAGAGTACTCATTGCACTGGGTCTTTGTGGTGTTGTTCCTTGTCCTAAGCCAGTTCCCCTGAAGAGACCCTGGGGAGGGTTGTCAGTGGGAGCAGAAGTGGAGTCCTGGAGCTGTCagctcccaggagctgggagcagagaagctgcagctCGTTCTGAAAACTTCAGATTCTCCTTCAGAGGATGGCCAGGGCTCAGACTGCCTCTTGCAAGCTTTCCTCTGCCTCCCGCCCAACCAACCGGCCCTGCCAGAGTGGGAATCTATTGGCATTGTGGCTTCACAGACAGACTGTGATTATGGCAAGGAAGTCCAGCCTGCTGGGCTCTCTCTCACATTCATCACGCTCAGTTGTCTACTACCTACCCAGGTATTCTGGGCATTTACAGCTTATCAGACATGATGGAGACCTGGGTGGTGGTTCTGGTTATTCTTCGTAATTAACTACACATTTCAAATATACACAGAGCAGCCAGTTACTGAGTGACtcagcagagagctgcagaggatTCATATCCCTTTGGGAATGTCCCTTAATTGTGGTTTAACCCAAAGCTGGGTAAAAATCTGAGAAGCACAGACAGGTCTCCAGCCTGTCTTCATTCGGATGCTGCTTCTCCCGCAGAGATTGAGTTAGCCCCACTGGGACGGCACAGAGCTGTGTTATAAGTGGTGTACACCTTGGTGTCTATCCTTGGCGCAGGATGGTGCTGCAGATCCTGGGGTGAGAGAGGCGGGGAACACAGCTACTTGAGGGGAATTCCCAGTGAGGACACTTCTGTCTCAAAATTCACAGGTACCCGTCTGCCTCTGCTCCATACACCCCATACGTTCATTTATCAGAGTTATACATTCTGATTTTCAGTGGAATTGAATGTTGTCTAGTTTGTGTTTTATGAGACAGAATAAATATAAATTCCTGatcttctttctttgttaataaattgGTAGGTCTCAAGGTCAGAGGAAAAATTTAGATCGTCCAGTCTGACCTAGCTTATGACATGGACCATAAAATTTCATCTCATTACCGTTGTTTTGAGCCCAATGACTTCTGTGTGACTAACCTGGTCCATGGTAGGATTTTACACGAATGAATGATAGAGCTGTAGAGTGAGAAGTGATCGGAAGGGTCATCTAGTTTAAACCTCTGATGAGATGAAGGATTTGGTCCATCTAAGCCATTCAGGACAGATGACTATCCCTTCTGCTTTGGAAAACCACCAGAAAAGGCATTTTCTCAGGCTCCAGAGGGGTCCGTTACATTGTCCTCCTCCTCTGACTATTTGGAAGATTTTATTGACGTTTCATCAAAATCTGCTAGGATGGAGACTGAACCCACAGACTCTGTCTCACTTCCCCTCAGttatctcttttctaaattaaatgcaCCCAAGTCCTTGAGGCTTTTCTTGTATGTCTTGTATGCTGTCCTGTGGATCATCTTTGTCTCTCATCTCTGAGTCCTTCCCAGATTCTCTACATTCTTCCTATGCATTAGACACACAACCAGCGCTGAGTATCATTGAGTTACAGAATCATAGATTAgatttggaagagacttcaggaggttatCGTATTCATTCACGGCTGAAAGCAGGACTTCCTGTGACCACGGATAGCTATTCCCTCCCATGGCTTGCGTGCTCTGCTTGCAGTAATGCAACCCAAACggcattttcttttttggtgacaGCAAATAACTTCCCACCCGAGAGATCTAGCTATGCGAGCATAACCCCTGTGCAGAAAGCATGCAGTTACAGGAGGAATACTCCTGTGCATCAAAGTCCAAACTTTCTGGGTGGTGGATTACCCATATGGACCGAGAGCCCCTACCCTTGGTGTAGATGCTGTCTACACTAAAGCATTACAGCAGTGACAATGTACAAGTGTAAGCAAGCCCTCAAGCAGATCTTCCAGAGATGCATCCAGTCTGGATCTGCAGACATGGAGAGTTGAAGAACCACCACTTCCTTTCTCTGTTTGTTCTAACAGTTAATGACCCTCACTGCTGAAATATCAGTCCCTTGTTCCAACTGAAATTTGACTTGCTTGGGAACAGCTCTGCCTTCATCTGGTCAATTACAGAGCCCATAATTACCcctgtttttttctcccctttgctTTTCCCATCCAGACAATTTATGAAAATTGTGGACAGCGTCAGGTCTAGACCTGATTGGTGCAAAACCGTGCCAAAACCAGCTCCATTCCCTGGCCACGGCCCATTAACAATCACTGTCTGGGTTTATCACTTAGccattttttaatctattttatgTGTGTAACAATGTTCAGGATTTTATCAGGACAGTATCCTGTACTAAATCAAATGTCCAGGATATCAAACATTATTGCCTCTGCATTCTCCCCTTGACCAACCAAAAGTGTCCTCTTATTGAAGGATGACAATGAGAGATTTAAGGAGATTATTtgaccaaactggtttcccataaCCCATCTTGTAGATTGGTGTTAATTACAGGAAGGCCTCCTACTCCATGGATTTGTGGTTTTACTTATTCACGGTCTGCCGAGCCAGTTCCTAGTGCCGTTCTGAGCCGCACTGCACCGTCCTGAGCACatagttcagcgcctcattagtaatctttgaaatatggctatttcgaagatttgtgcccatgtagacacagccagagtgatgCAGACAGTTGTCAGCAGGTTAAGAAGGGAGAAACATGAACATTAAGCCAGAAAGTGAAATTACTGGTCTGGCTGGCAAGTGGTCACACTGCGGCCTCGGTAGGTTGGAGTTAAAGTTGATCGTGTGATCTTTGTGTTCTAGTTTGGCTCTCAGTTTACTATCTTTAAGTTAAACCTGCTTGTTGACTCTTAAACAACAAGCAGTAAAATGTTCTTTGCAGACAATGTGTTGTTTCTGTGTTACAAACAGCTCTTCACATCTCCtgatatttgcattttttgacATTCACAGACTTTTCTGGAAGGTTACCACCGCAAATGGTGAGGCCTTCCTGTATAATCCCAAACTTCATTTTATCTAATCCCATGCCCACCTTTCCATTGTTTGCTAGTATCAAAGTATTCTCTTTTTGTTTGCCTTCATTTTTAGTACCTTGTATTTAATTCAGAACTTTCCTGTATTTGCTGGTTTTGTCTTGTTTCATCATGGCTCTGCTACTGCATGTCTGCACACTTTTGGTTCTGAATGAGACGTGTGATTGATTGCTCACTTCCTAACTCTGGTGTTCATAGCTATAAGGTTCTACTATAGATGCTGTTTAATGTCCTTGATAGTTAATGCACTGAGAAGTATTTCATCCAATCATACTGagaacagggtaggcccactgctcagtgaggagggagaaacaatgtcaggaaacttggaaattgcAGAGGTGCTTAGTGAATGTGAGTGGGAGGGAAATaagtttagaaaataaaattaaagagagcaagttaaaaattactgagAAAAGTTAGACTTTTGCAAGTCAcctgggcctgatgaaatacattctagaatactcaaagatctgattgaggagatatctgaccctttggctacatctacactagcacaaatcagaagataggagtaaggggatttcgaagttggcagggtccttttgaaaaggacctctgtctggacaagccacgtgggagctaaacgcagcaattttgaagagccgcagccagtggcatgctaatgaggcactgaatatgaatttcagcacctcattagtaatcttcataatggccatttgcatggccatttcaaaggtttgtgctagtgcagacacagcattAATGgggcaagtaattaaggaattcatctgcaaacatcaggAACTTAaaaaggtgatagggaacagccagcatggatttgtaaagaacaaatcaagccagaccaatctgatagctttctctgatagcataacgagccttgtggataagggaaaagcagcttcatacatatggaatgggaagcaactgtctagaaaggagcACTGTGAAAAGGGATCTAGCAAtcatactggaccacaagctgaatatgagccaacagtgtgatgctgttgcaaaaaaatcaaacatgattctgggatgcattaacaggtgtgttgtgagcaagacacgagaagtcattctcccgctctactccgCGGCAAtaagacctcagctggagtattgtgctcAGTACTGAGCACCGCTTTTCAAGA contains:
- the LOC142001678 gene encoding olfactory receptor 52E4-like, which gives rise to MSDSNRTEFTSPSTFILVGIPGLEAAHVWISIPFSVMYVITILGNFIILFIVKREPSLHEPMYYFLCMLAITDLVLSTSTLPTTLSNFWFNSREISFNGCLAQLYFVHCFTAIESGIFVAMALDRYVAICHPLRYSTILTNSVIAKLSLAVVLRGATITLPYPFLARHWPYCRTNIIPYTHCEHIIVVKLACADISISSYYGLFVLLCRIGLDVLFITMSYIQILRAIFRLPTKDARLKSFGTCSSHLCVILTFYIPTLFFSLSQRFGHNLPLHVHVLLANVYLLVPPMLNPIIYGVRTKQIRDRLIQLFTH